In Triticum urartu cultivar G1812 chromosome 6, Tu2.1, whole genome shotgun sequence, the following proteins share a genomic window:
- the LOC125512380 gene encoding uncharacterized protein LOC125512380 isoform X3, with translation MIAASARRVAAAAASSSPSGHVSQLASTLNHQRWIHDRNKKAMELVAKGWSALQEVDRVIDFADRNDKRLIPLLRGAKENFELALEIDNMNTHARCWLAKMHFKYHVPGACKAIGAALLVEAANMGDPEAQYELGCRLRVENDHVQSDQQAFHYIEKAVDQLHPGALYLLGAVYITGDCVKRDIASAMWCFHRASEKGHAGAAIAYGSLLLKGAEVPEVITRFNSGKSPSTGKVRKRTIQQDPVKLAKEQFQIAAESGSDLGLRWLKRLGDYEKQPEELKQIQQ, from the exons ATGATCGCCGCATCGGCGCGGCGggtcgctgccgccgccgcttcgTCTTCCCCGTCCGGCCATGTCTCCCAGCTGGCCTCGACGCTGAATCACCAG AGATGGATTCACGACCGGAACAAGAAGGCAATGGAGTTGGTGGCCAAGGGTTGGAGCGCCCTACAGGAGGTCGATCGCGTCATCGACTTCGCCGACCGCAACGACAAGCGACTAATCCCACTTCTCAGG GGCGCAAAGGAGAACTTTGAGCTGGCTCTAGAGATCGACAATATGAATACTCACGCGAGATGTTGGCTGGCCAAGATGCATTTCAAGTACCATGTTCCCGGGGCGTGCAAGGCAAT TGGTGCTGCTTTGCTTGTTGAAGCTGCGAACATGGGTGATCCAGAGGCACAGTATGAACTTGGATGTCGGCTAAGAGTTGAG AATGATCATGTTCAGTCTGATCAACAGGCCTTTCATTATATAGAGAAAGCTGTTGACCAG TTGCATCCTGGTGCTTTGTATCTTCTTGGTGCTGTATATATAACTGGGGATTGCGTTAAGAGGGACATAGCTTCAGCTATGTGGTGTTTCCATAGAGCTTCAGAAAAG GGACATGCCGGAGCTGCAATTGCATATGGTTCCCTTCTTCTGAAAG GTGCTGAAGTGCCTGAAGTCATTACCAGGTTCAACTCAGGCAAGAGTCCGTCAACTGGGAAGGTGCGAAAAAGGACCATACAGCAGGACCCAGTAAAGCTGGCAAAGGAGCAGTTCCAGATAGCAGCTGAGTCTGGATCTGACCTCGGTTTACGGTGGTTGAAGAGGCTTGGAGATTACGAAAAACAGCCCGAAGAGCTAAAGCAAATCCAGCAATGA
- the LOC125512380 gene encoding uncharacterized protein LOC125512380 isoform X1 has product MTRNKGSKSNQLLVTISEQARFAHKPPCHPLCSRAHGEGRHPAMIAASARRVAAAAASSSPSGHVSQLASTLNHQRWIHDRNKKAMELVAKGWSALQEVDRVIDFADRNDKRLIPLLRGAKENFELALEIDNMNTHARCWLAKMHFKYHVPGACKAIGAALLVEAANMGDPEAQYELGCRLRVENDHVQSDQQAFHYIEKAVDQLHPGALYLLGAVYITGDCVKRDIASAMWCFHRASEKGHAGAAIAYGSLLLKGAEVPEVITRFNSGKSPSTGKVRKRTIQQDPVKLAKEQFQIAAESGSDLGLRWLKRLGDYEKQPEELKQIQQ; this is encoded by the exons ACCACCCTGTCATCCCCTCTGCAGCCGGGCTCACGGAGAAGGGCGTCACCCCGCCATGATCGCCGCATCGGCGCGGCGggtcgctgccgccgccgcttcgTCTTCCCCGTCCGGCCATGTCTCCCAGCTGGCCTCGACGCTGAATCACCAG AGATGGATTCACGACCGGAACAAGAAGGCAATGGAGTTGGTGGCCAAGGGTTGGAGCGCCCTACAGGAGGTCGATCGCGTCATCGACTTCGCCGACCGCAACGACAAGCGACTAATCCCACTTCTCAGG GGCGCAAAGGAGAACTTTGAGCTGGCTCTAGAGATCGACAATATGAATACTCACGCGAGATGTTGGCTGGCCAAGATGCATTTCAAGTACCATGTTCCCGGGGCGTGCAAGGCAAT TGGTGCTGCTTTGCTTGTTGAAGCTGCGAACATGGGTGATCCAGAGGCACAGTATGAACTTGGATGTCGGCTAAGAGTTGAG AATGATCATGTTCAGTCTGATCAACAGGCCTTTCATTATATAGAGAAAGCTGTTGACCAG TTGCATCCTGGTGCTTTGTATCTTCTTGGTGCTGTATATATAACTGGGGATTGCGTTAAGAGGGACATAGCTTCAGCTATGTGGTGTTTCCATAGAGCTTCAGAAAAG GGACATGCCGGAGCTGCAATTGCATATGGTTCCCTTCTTCTGAAAG GTGCTGAAGTGCCTGAAGTCATTACCAGGTTCAACTCAGGCAAGAGTCCGTCAACTGGGAAGGTGCGAAAAAGGACCATACAGCAGGACCCAGTAAAGCTGGCAAAGGAGCAGTTCCAGATAGCAGCTGAGTCTGGATCTGACCTCGGTTTACGGTGGTTGAAGAGGCTTGGAGATTACGAAAAACAGCCCGAAGAGCTAAAGCAAATCCAGCAATGA
- the LOC125512380 gene encoding uncharacterized protein LOC125512380 isoform X2, with translation MAMQKRRPETVFLNFSRPPCHPLCSRAHGEGRHPAMIAASARRVAAAAASSSPSGHVSQLASTLNHQRWIHDRNKKAMELVAKGWSALQEVDRVIDFADRNDKRLIPLLRGAKENFELALEIDNMNTHARCWLAKMHFKYHVPGACKAIGAALLVEAANMGDPEAQYELGCRLRVENDHVQSDQQAFHYIEKAVDQLHPGALYLLGAVYITGDCVKRDIASAMWCFHRASEKGHAGAAIAYGSLLLKGAEVPEVITRFNSGKSPSTGKVRKRTIQQDPVKLAKEQFQIAAESGSDLGLRWLKRLGDYEKQPEELKQIQQ, from the exons ATGGCAATGCAAAAACGTAGGCCAGAAACAGTCTTTTTGAATTTCTCAAG ACCACCCTGTCATCCCCTCTGCAGCCGGGCTCACGGAGAAGGGCGTCACCCCGCCATGATCGCCGCATCGGCGCGGCGggtcgctgccgccgccgcttcgTCTTCCCCGTCCGGCCATGTCTCCCAGCTGGCCTCGACGCTGAATCACCAG AGATGGATTCACGACCGGAACAAGAAGGCAATGGAGTTGGTGGCCAAGGGTTGGAGCGCCCTACAGGAGGTCGATCGCGTCATCGACTTCGCCGACCGCAACGACAAGCGACTAATCCCACTTCTCAGG GGCGCAAAGGAGAACTTTGAGCTGGCTCTAGAGATCGACAATATGAATACTCACGCGAGATGTTGGCTGGCCAAGATGCATTTCAAGTACCATGTTCCCGGGGCGTGCAAGGCAAT TGGTGCTGCTTTGCTTGTTGAAGCTGCGAACATGGGTGATCCAGAGGCACAGTATGAACTTGGATGTCGGCTAAGAGTTGAG AATGATCATGTTCAGTCTGATCAACAGGCCTTTCATTATATAGAGAAAGCTGTTGACCAG TTGCATCCTGGTGCTTTGTATCTTCTTGGTGCTGTATATATAACTGGGGATTGCGTTAAGAGGGACATAGCTTCAGCTATGTGGTGTTTCCATAGAGCTTCAGAAAAG GGACATGCCGGAGCTGCAATTGCATATGGTTCCCTTCTTCTGAAAG GTGCTGAAGTGCCTGAAGTCATTACCAGGTTCAACTCAGGCAAGAGTCCGTCAACTGGGAAGGTGCGAAAAAGGACCATACAGCAGGACCCAGTAAAGCTGGCAAAGGAGCAGTTCCAGATAGCAGCTGAGTCTGGATCTGACCTCGGTTTACGGTGGTTGAAGAGGCTTGGAGATTACGAAAAACAGCCCGAAGAGCTAAAGCAAATCCAGCAATGA